Proteins co-encoded in one Quercus robur chromosome 8, dhQueRobu3.1, whole genome shotgun sequence genomic window:
- the LOC126696174 gene encoding F-box protein At3g07870-like, whose product MVELRASEFQGLVIGSRPTRITIKFKTDDYLKIVSSSCMGLLLFRSSLRELFYVCNPILGEYTIIPRVRENTFSCVNVFLGFSSKTMEFKLLRFFKQQGHGHNIYMAEVHTLGTDSWRSIGEVPNIIHYSALHGTFLNGALHWFVVNDDETSLCCFNLDNEQFQPFPRPSQFAKCSKISHKMRRMMSMGVVKDQLFLCHPFNNSVLEIWVMGDYGISESWTRLHVINLPINLTSKAIAFLDNGEILMSKFFYCQEILTLHHSDLVSYNPKEGSFRKITTNMKAEYQIVAYTPSFISLKDAAVIVKRF is encoded by the coding sequence ATGGTTGAGTTAAGGGCATCCGAATTTCAAGGACTTGTCATAGGCAGCAGGCCCACAAGAATAACCATTAAGTTTAAGACTGATGACTACTTAAAGATTGTTAGTTCATCATGTATGGGATTGCTTCTCTTCAGGAGTTCTCTTCGGGAGCTTTTTTATGTTTGCAATCCAATTTTGGGTGAGTACACTATCATTCCACGAGTTAGAGAAAACACCTTTTCTTGTGTTAACGTTTTTCTTGGGTTCAGTTCCAAGACTATGGAATTCAAGTTGCTTCGATTCTTTAAGCAGCAGGGGCATGGTCATAATATATACATGGCTGAGGTACATACTCTTGGTACAGATTCATGGAGAAGCATTGGCGAGGTTCCAAACATTATTCATTATTCGGCATTGCATGGAACATTTTTGAATGGAGCCCTTCATTGGTTTGTTGTTAATGATGATGAGACATCTCTATGTTGTTTTAACCTTGATAATGAGCAATTCCAACCGTTCCCAAGACCATCACAATTTGCTAAATGCAGCAAAATCTCCCATAAAATGAGAAGGATGATGAGCATGGGTGTTGTGAAGGACCAACTGTTTTTATGTCATCCTTTTAATAATTCAGTTCTTGAAATATGGGTGATGGGAGACTATGGTATCTCGGAATCTTGGACTAGACTGCACGTGATCAACTTACCCATTAACCTGACGTCTAAGGCAATAGCCTTTTTGGACAATGGAGAAATcctgatgtcaaaatttttttattgtcaagAAATTCTTACATTGCATCATTCTGATCTCGTTTCCTACAATCCAAAGGAAGGAAGTTTTAGAAAGATCACCACTAATATGAAAGCAGAGTATCAAATTGTTGCTTACACTCCAAGCTTCATCTCCCTCAAAGATGCTGCGGTGATAGTAAAAAGGTTTTAG
- the LOC126696176 gene encoding uncharacterized protein LOC126696176 produces MAELTRQNQELTREINLKKQRYGGYTEGQAQNQEDRENAKPESQSRGTTSRKVLMQIKDDPSLKWSKKMKGDPNKRNKNKYCCFHRDHGHDTDKCYDLKQQIENLIRQGKLRHFDGRDHKDEKLKGKMEESSRPPLGEIRVIIGGTSTRQSSKSKKTYLKVVQNVQLSGRSPRTRGIDELAISFTDEEAERIYHPHDDAIVITLLIADYTTRRVSVDNGSSADILYYPAF; encoded by the exons ATGGCAGAGTTAACCCGCCAGAATCAGGAATTGACCAGGGAGATTAATTTGAAGAAGCAACGCTATGGGGGGTACACTGAAGGTCAAGCCCAAAATCAGGAAGATAGGGAAAACGCTAAACCTGAAAGCCAATCAAGGGGTACCACATCTAGAAAG gtgctcatgcaaatcaaagatgaCCCTTCTTTAAAGTGGTCGAAGAAGATGAAAGGAGATCCTAACAAGCGCAATAAGAATAAATATTGTTGCTTCCATAGAGATCATGGGCATGACACGGACAAGTGTTATGACTTGAAGCAGCAGATCGAGAATCTCATTAGACAAGGAAAGTTAAGGCACTTCGATGGAAGGGATCATAAAGATGAGAAGTTGAAGGGAAAGATGGAAGAATCATCACGGCCCCCACTAGGAGAGATAAGGGTTATCATTGGAGGAACTTCAACAAGACAGTCTTCTAAGTCAAAGAAGACGTATCTCAAAGTGGTTCAAAACGTCCAACTCtctggacgatcaccaaggACGAGGGGTATAGATGAGCTAGCTATTTCTTTCACGGACGAGGAAGCCGAAAGAATCTATCACCCTCATGATGATGCAATTGTCATTACTTTACTTATCGCAGATTACACAACTAGAAGAGTGTCGGTGGATAATGGAAGTTCAGCAGATATATTGTATTACCCCGCCTTTTAG
- the LOC126696175 gene encoding uncharacterized protein LOC126696175: MGGLGVRKLVQFNQVLLGKWLWRFGQEGTHLWRRVMATKYGEGQGGWNTKECKRAHGYGLWCGINDGWERFSKHLALVVGDGSRIIFWHDRWVGDTSLKMLYPQLYACSTDKEACISDLLGHQEDGSNRFWNLRFYKNFHERELEAAISFLDFIQSRIRRGIGRDSPHWCLNGNCNLIFGLFIIRSRVHLSLASLGRGFGKSRFLKGWLSSCGSQPMVGFLPWIIGAICAVVLRNLWIIFSFTVL, from the coding sequence ATGGGTGGTTTGGGGGTTAGGAAGTTAGTTCAGTTCAACCAAGTCCTTTTAGGGAAATGGTTATGGAGGTTTGGCCAAGAAGGAACTCATCTTTGGCGGAGGGTTATGGCCACCAAATATGGAGAGGGTCAAGGGGGGTGGAATACTAAAGAATGCAAAAGGGCCCACGGGTATGGTCTTTGGTGTGGTATTAATGACGGTTGGGAGAGGTTCTCCAAACATTTGGCTCTTGTGGTGGGTGATGGCTCCCGCAttattttttggcatgataggtGGGTCGGGGATACCTCACTTAAAATGCTCTATCCTCAATTATATGCGTGCTCAACTGACAAGGAAGCCTGCATTTCTGATTTGTTGGGTCATCAGGAGGATGGGAGTAATAGATTTTGGAACTTGAGATTTTACAAGAATTTTCATGAAAGGGAATTAGAAGCTGCTATCTCTTTCCTAGATTTCATTCAGTCTCGAATTCGAAGAGGCATTGGGCGTGATAGTCCCCATTGGTGTCTTAATGGGAATTGTAATTTGATATTCGGTCTTTTTATAATAAGATCAAGGGTACATCTTTCTCTAGcttcccttggaaggggattTGGAAAGTCaaggttcctaaaagggtggctttCTTCTTGTGGATCGCAACCCATGGTCGGATTCTTACCTTGGATAATAGGTGCTATATGTGCTGTTGTTCTGCGGAATCTATGGATCATCTTCTCATTTACTGTCCTGTAG
- the LOC126696173 gene encoding CRM-domain containing factor CFM3, chloroplastic/mitochondrial-like, producing the protein MQKLTGVTLVSRNKDYIVFYRGNDYLPPVVTKALKERKKLIDLQQNVEEQAREMASGSIVSKAKASKGPLVAGTLAETIAAISRWGNQPSSEDVQKMIKDSTLTRHALLVKYLQNKLSIAKGRLKRAENALAKVQEYLEPADIPTDLETITDEERLLFRKMGLSMKPYLHLGRRRVYAGVIEKHQGDVRVY; encoded by the exons ATGCAGAAATTGACAGGGGTCACATTAGTTTCTAGAAACAAGGATTATATTGTCTTTTACAGGGGTAATGACTACTTGCCTCCAGTTGTTACAAAGGCAttaaaagagaggaagaaactGATAGATCTCCAACAAAATGTGGAAGAGCAAGCACGAGAAATGGCCTCAGGCTCAATTGTGTCAAAGGCCAAAGCTTCTAAAGGTCCATTGGTTGCTGGAACCCTTGCTGAAACCATCGCAGCAATATCtcgatggggaaaccaaccaagTAGTGAAGATGTTCAGAAAATGATTAAGGATTCAACTTTGACTAGACATGCTTTGTTAGTCAAATACCTTCAGAACAAACTATCTATT GCAAAAGGAAGGCTCAAAAGGGCTGAGAATGCTTTAGCAAAAGTGCAGGAGTATCTGGAACCTGCAGATATCCCAACTGATTTAGAAACTATAACTGATGAGGAGAGACTTTTATTTCGTAAGATGGGTTTGAGCATGAAACCCTACCTACATCTAG GCAGGCGAAGGGTTTATGCTGGTGTCATAGAAAAGCATCAGGGTGATGTCAGAGTGTACTAG